From Micromonas commoda chromosome 3, complete sequence, a single genomic window includes:
- a CDS encoding predicted protein: protein MGFGQLVIGPPGSGKTTYCNGIQHFFQLTGRPCAVINLDPANHDPPYECAVSVEELITLEEAQREFNLGPNGAMVYCIEYVSKNLDWLKERVTPLVAEGKYVLFDLPGQVELFNMHDALREVVAAITGPEWNLRLCTVHLIDSHLCADPAKYIAALMLSLSSMLHLETPHVNVLSKVDLMDKYGELDFNLEYYADVMNLEYLADRILDGNQDAIGTAPSPGQTMMRKKYGKLTKGLCELVEDFGLVNFTTLSIEDKASVERVVQLTDKSIGYFNAGGFSAAAGPGMENAVGGTDYDERALVSNMTVGSNYERHHEVQERFFTDRDERVVPP, encoded by the coding sequence atgggttTCGGTCAGCTGGTCATCGGCCCTCCGGGTAGTGGTAAGACGACGTACTGCAACGGGATCCAGCACTTTTTCCAGCTCACTGGTCGGCCATGCGCGGTCATCAACCTGGATCCCGCCAACCACGATCCGCCCTACGAGtgcgccgtctccgtcgaggagctcatcaccctcgaggaggcgcagcgGGAGTTCAACCTGGGGCCGAACGGCGCGATGGTGTACTGCATAGAATACGTGAGTAAGAATCTCGACTGGCTAAAGGAGAGGGTCACCCCCCTCGTGGCCGAGGGCAAGTACGTGCTCTTCGACCTCCCGGGCCAGGTTGAGCTCTTCAACATGCACGATGCCCTGAGGGAGGTAGTGGCTGCCATCACGGGACCAGAATGGAACCTGAGGCTATGCACCGTGCACCTCATCGACAGCCACCTGTGCGCGGACCCCGCCAAGTACATAGCCGCGCTCATGCTGTCCCTGTCCTCCATGCTCCACCTCGAAACCCCGCATGTCAACGTCCTCTCCAAGGTGGACCTCATGGACAAGTACGGCGAGCTGGATTTCAACCTTGAGTACTACGCCGACGTCATGAACCTCGAGTACCTGGCGGACAGGATACTGGACGGGAACCAGGATGCAATCGGCacggcaccgtcgccggggcAGACGATGATGCGAAAGAAGTACGGGAAGCTGACCAAGGGCCTGTGCGAGCTGGTGGAGGACTTTGGGCTGGTTAACTTTACGACGCTGAGCATAGAGGACAAGGCGAGCGTGGAGCGGGTGGTGCAGCTCACGGATAAAAGCATAGGGTATTTCAACGCGGGGGGgttcagcgcggcggcgggaccggggATGGAGAACGCCGTGGGTGGGACGGATTACGACGAGCGGGCGTTGGTGTCGAACATGACGGTTGGTTCAAATTACGAGCGGCACCATGAGGTACAGGAGAGGTTCTTTACTGACAGAGACGAACGGGTGGTGCCGCCGTAG
- a CDS encoding predicted protein, whose amino-acid sequence MNGGNSELPTVSLASFIGECGGCVVGDEPTPEQRLTAGQIDAVFRRHGFLYLTDFGVSEEDVRVVFNNMKRLFALNDEEKAKLSKFDPRTNTGFSKFATEALNTLRPPDLKESFNIRSRKHYTNDYTGTPEGFGDVAESFWDKLEEASRRLFIACALAMKLPREDMRFFERTFRRFDFSTLRMLHFPPVEDFSPDKLTRDGDALRIGEHTDFGMVTLLFHDAESAGEGLQVKKADAGAGNDASGVAGTNTGWIDAISRGGATAIVNTGALIARWTNDEWRATAHRVVVPNDAAAGRDRYSLAFFLDPDKDEVIETHPRFSDAVDKYKPITSGGFVQMKIEEMLKVQGKAT is encoded by the coding sequence ATGAACGGCGGAAACTCGGAACTTCCTACGGTGAGTCTCGCATCTTTCATCGGAGAATGCGGCGGGTGCGTCGTGGGTGACGAACCCACCCCCGAGCAGCGCCTCACCGCCGGGCAAATCGACGCAGTCTTCAGACGCCACGGCTTTCTTTACCTGACGGACTTTGGCGTCTCCGAGGAGGATGTCAGGGTCGTTTTCAACAACATGAAGCGTCTCTTCGCGCTCAAtgacgaggagaaggccaagtTGAGCAAGTTCGACCCGAGGACGAACACGGGTTTCAGCAAGTTTGCCACCGAGGCTCTGAACACCCTCAGGCCCCCTGACCTTAAGGAGAGCTTCAACATCCGGTCGAGGAAGCACTACACAAACGATTACACAGGCACTCCCGAGGGCTTTGGAGACGTCGCCGAGTCATTCTGGGATAAGTTGGAGGAGGCATCCAGGAGGCTGTTCATAgcgtgcgcgctcgccatgAAGCTGCCGAGGGAGGACATGAGGTTCTTCGAGCGAACGTTCCGACGCTTCGACTTCTCCACGCTGCGGATGCTTCACTTCCCACCGGTGGAGGATTTCTCCCCGGACAAGCTCACGAGGGATGGCGACGCGCTGAGGATCGGCGAGCACACCGACTTTGGGATGGTCACGCTGCTCTtccacgacgccgagagcgcgggcgaggggctGCAGGTGAAAAAAGCCGATGCCGGGGCTGGGAACGATGCGAGCGGCGTGGCCGGCACAAACACCGGCTGGATCGATGCCATCAGCCgtggcggcgcgacggccatCGTGAACACCGGCGCTCTCATCGCGAGGTGGACGAACGACGAGTGGAGGGCCACGGCTCACAGGGTGGTGGTTCCCAACGATGCGGCCGCGGGAAGGGATAGGTATTCACTCGCCTTCTTTCTGGATCCCGACAAGGACGAGGTCATCGAGACGCACCCGCGGTTCAGCGACGCCGTTGACAAGTACAAGCCGATAACCAGCGGCGGGTTCGTCCAGATGAAGATCGAGGAAATGTTGAAGGTGCAGGGAAAGGCGACCTAA
- a CDS encoding cytosolic malate dehydrogenase (malate dehydrogenases (MDH) cytoplasmic and cytosolic; member of the family of NAD-dependent 2-hydroxycarboxylate dehydrogenases): MVSPVTVMITGAAGQIGYALAPQVCRGAMLGPDTPIILHLLDIAPAETALKGVAMELVDAAYPLVKKIVATVNLEEACKGVDVAVMVGGFPRGPGMERKDVMAKNVAIYKGQASALQEHASPDVKVVVVANPANTNALILSNYAPKIPKENVTCLTRLDHNRALGQVSERTGVPVSDVKNCIIWGNHSSTQYPDVNHATAGGKSVRELVNDDEYLNGEFVTTVQQRGAAIIAARKFSSALSAASSVCDHVRDWVHGTPEGTWTSMGVISPGGDAGYGVEAGLMYSFPVTCAGGKWSIVQGLAIDDRSRSLMDATAAELKEEKTMAEELIAAM, encoded by the coding sequence ATGGTGTCTCCTGTCACCGTGATGATCACGGGCGCCGCTGGCCAGATTGGCTACGCGCTCGCCCCTCAGGTATGCCGTGGCGCTATGCTCGGCCCCGATACGCCCATCATCCTCCACCTCCTGGACATTGCTCCTGCCGAGACCGCGCTCAAGGGTGTCGCCatggagctcgtcgatgcgGCCTACCCGCTGGTGAAGAAGATCGTCGCCACCGTGAACCTCGAGGAGGCTTGcaagggcgtcgacgtcgcggtcaTGGTCGGAGGGTTCCCCCGCGGTCCCGGAATGGAGCGTAAGGATGTTATGGCCAAGAACGTCGCCATCTACAAGGGCCAGGCGTCCGCCCTGCAGGAGCACGCCAGCCCCGACGTCAAGGTTGTGGTCGTGGCCAACCCCGCCAACACCAACGCGCTGATCCTGTCCAACTATGCGCCCAAGATCCCCAAGGAGAACGTCACCTGCCTGACCCGCCTGGACCATaaccgcgcgctcggtcaGGTATCCGAGCGCACCGGCGTGCCCGTCTCCGACGTCAAGAACTGCATCATCTGGGGCAACCACTCGTCTACCCAGTACCCGGATGTCAaccacgccaccgcggggggcAAGTCGGTGCGCGAGCTggtcaacgacgacgagtaccTCAACGGAGAGTTCGTCACGACCGtgcagcagcgcggcgccgcgatcatcgccgccagGAAATTCTCCTccgccctctccgcggcgtcgtccgtgtGCGACCACGTCAGGGACTGGGTCCACGGCACGCCGGAGGGAACGTGGACCTCCATGGGCGTCATCtccccgggcggcgacgccgggtacGGCGTAGAGGCCGGGCTGATGTACTCGTTCCCCGTGACGTGCGCCGGGGGCAAGTGGAGCATCGTGCAGGGCCTGGCCATCGACGACCGGAGCAGGTCGCTCATGGACGCCACGGCCGCtgagctcaaggaggagaagacaatggccgaggagctcatcgcggcgatgtgA
- a CDS encoding predicted protein → MAKGKGADRRKSIFGSKTPAPQVPLEPVNVNSTRQAQLASEPRATRGMARTGKEVVVEDGFKYKRRKNKDTKAAGAGPGSNFAALGRRSTGGDEEILSEVERLRSLDPATVFAPDDPAWTLHENIPEDLPESERLQMLIEEICELEMKRERERLVEELGPEAGAEAAKSLEDALSEFQLKVEEMIVRGEIKFANDGDAGADLKDAKHEAMAAVLSQLEDEKAQWDALEQEALAGASADDEASMEQMRKDVEEVNKAVEALIAAELAAENGEGGTAEELAKAVEEAERKLAMQQEGLSALVEGVEALCTRAERAAEVFSKAIAENDFKGLPHVNSPQNLVKNLVRGKTKK, encoded by the exons ATGGCGAAGGGTAAAGGTGCCGATAGGCGCAA GTCCATTTTTGGGTCCAagacccccgcgccccagGTTCCCCTGGAGCCGGTCAACGTGAACTCCACGCGTCAG GCGCAGCTGGCCTcggagccgcgcgcgactcgaGGCATGGCGAGGACGGGCAAGGAGGTCGTTGTCGAGGACGGATTCAAGTACAAGCGAAGGAAGAACAAGGACACGAAGGCTGCCGGTGCCGGCCCGGGTTCCAACTTCGCGGCGTTGGGCCGAAGATCCACGGGTGGGGACGAAGAAATCCTTTCCGAGGTGGAGAGGCTCCGCTCCTTGGACCCCGCCACGGTCTTCGCCCCGGACGATCCGGCCTGGACCCTCCACGAGAATATCCCCGAGGACCTCCCCGAGAGCGAGAGGCTGCAGATGCTCATAGAGGAGATTTGCGAGCTGGAGAtgaagcgcgagcgcgagcgcctcgtcgaggagcttggccccgaggcgggcgccgaggctgccaagtCGCTCGAGGACGCCCTCAGCGAGTTCCAGCTCAAGGTGGAGGAGATGATCGTGCGCGGGGAGATCAAgttcgcgaacgacggcgacgcgggcgccgatcTGAAGGATGCCAAGCACGAGGCCATGGCCGCGGTTTTGTCGCAGCTGGAGGATGAGAAGGCGCAGTGGGATGCGCTCGAgcaggaggcgctcgcgggagcGTCGGCAGATGACGAGGCCTCCATGGAGCAGATGAGGAAGGACGTGGAGGAGGTGAATAAGGCGGTCGAGGctctcatcgccgcggagctggcGGCTGAGAACGGCGAGGGTGGtaccgccgaggagctcgcgaaggctgtcgaggaggcggagaggaaGCTGGCGATGCAGCAGGAGGGGCtgtccgcgctcgtggagggCGTGGAGGCGCTATGCACCAGGgctgagcgcgcggcggaggtgttCTCCAAAGCGATCGCGGAGAACGACTTCAAGGGTCTGCCGCACGTCAACTCGCCTCAGAATCTGGTCAAGAACTTGGTGCGGGGGAAGACGAAGAAGTGA
- a CDS encoding predicted protein yields MTELAVDRSLLVPTRGESSTQDENFGGYRLARDLLIEDRTEAHVLETPAMDSSAAMGKTLGRIAHLAASRRNQLFDLGIQRPDPGHDDCFAFASEGGVFHAVDVPRNIDEPIKVSPINSIPIVATEDPAEGPRMGPSIARAANSNTFALSTGGGDLSVTSEGGAVRGCEPPTFGEDGGRRPFVIESVTHRPGSMALLVWAVSTGAGAAVELFRLTVEESPDSKAWTPTGAAVKVAEGTSPPLWCKVATSSSVDEVFVVAMETVEGRSVKAKSGEPVQEWLPQDDEEAEEWIGNPGSAMVPSDGRGMAAWKAFNAEGDSEDEDDDAPRNPFDADLEDGPLHVLMVSAWSDEVKTTARMPRNKPCAIVHGGAHIGVSHGVHCLTVSVEADGSARHVSTNQALSYVAKGKPNRKFVLATPDGTCAAVVETKRSSFVYRTPAPAPNPPKSGLHQIFDLTEKVGSKLRGLPAGGVARQNSAEAPVLGARLVC; encoded by the exons ATGACAGAGCTCGCAGTTGATCGTTCGCTTTTG GTGCCTACTCGTGGGGAATCTTCGACGCAGGACGAGAACTTCGGCGGGTACCGTCTGGCGAGGGACCTCCTCATCGAGGACCGGACCGAGGCGCACGTCCTAGAAACACCAGCGATGGACTCGTCAGCGGCGATGGGCAAGACTCTTGGACGCATCGCACACCTGGCCGCTTCGAGACGTAACCAGCTCTTCGACCTCGGAATTCAGCGCCCCGATCCCGGGCACGACGACTGCTTCGCCTTCGCATCCGAAGGCGGAGTATTCCACGCCGTGGACGTACCCCGCAACATCGACGAGCCCATCAAGGTCAGTCCCATCAACTCGATTCCCATCGTCGCCACGGAGGATCCCGCGGAAGGTCCACGCATGGgcccgtccatcgcgcgggcggcgaacTCGAACACGTTCGCCTTGtccacgggcggcggcgacctgtCCGTGACGTCGGAGGGTGGCGCGGTGCGCGGGTGCGAGCCGCCGACGTTCGGTGAGGATGGCGGGCGTAGACCGTTCGTCATCGAGTCGGTCACGCATAGGCCGGGATCGATGGCACTTCTCGTGTGGGCCGTATcaaccggcgcgggggccgcggtggagctcTTTCGCCTGACCGTCGAGGAAAGTCCAGACTCGAAAGCATGGACTCCGACGGGGGCCGCTGTGAAAGTGGCTGAgggaacgtcgccgcctctGTGGTGTAAGGTGGCGACATCATCGTCGGTCGACGAGGTTTTTGTGGTCGCCATGGAGACGGTCGAGGGGAGGAGCGTGAAAGCCAAAAGCGGTGAGCCCGTGCAGGAGTGGTTGCCGCAGGATGACGAAGAAGCGGAGGAGTGGATAGGCAACCCTGGATCCGCAATGGTGCCAAGTGATGGGAGGGGTATGGCAGCGTGGAAGGCGTTcaacgccgagggcgacagcgaagacgaggatgacgacgcgccgcgaaaCCCGTTTGACGCAGACCTAGAGGACGGACCTCTCCATGTGTTGATGGTGTCAGCCTGGTCCGACGAGGTAAAGACGACCGCACGCATGCCCAGGAACAAACCATGCGCCATCGTGCACGGCGGAGCACATATCGGTGTGAGTCACGGGGTGCACTGCCTGACCGTGTCGGTCGAAGCGGACGGGTCGGCGAGGCATGTCTCCACCAACCAGGCGCTCTCTTACGTCGCCAAGGGCAAACCCAACAGGAAGTTCGTCTTGGCCACCCCTGACGGaacctgcgcggcggtggtggagaCTAAGCGATCCAGCTTCGTGTACaggacccccgcgccggcgccgaatCCTCCCAAGAGCGGTCTGCATCAGATATTCGACCTCACGGAGAAGGTTGGATCGAAGCTTCGGGGTCTCCCCGCGGGGGGTGTCGCCCGCCAAAATTCCGCCGAGGCGCCCGTGCTCGGTGCCAGGCTGGTTT GCTAG
- a CDS encoding predicted protein, translated as MWIRPAILGAQPSGRGGCASATVGDMCLFIGGTDRSPRAFDEVWILKMAPESTDGVSSSDWRWIRKSTTVRGGGTLPARTGATATAVGRKVYVFGGQEPSRGTCFNDVVVLDCDSWEWSRLEISGPSPPPRNSHVACVVNGGRLLVVYGGSSPEVGPMSDVYLLDLEEGAERWIRPKVTGQAPEPREMHAACVLPNTPGDGDWNGDREIIVVGGRGGASVLSDAVVLDAQRLEWVRRGDVGVAVCAHTAVPWRLGRSGAALLFGGFGGAALRGNDTVTVDGTTLKTIVKGVSSEDVAFAPEPRFAHSSCLVPGGGMLVFAGVTPEADLGDVAVWVPDERASGVVPACDLD; from the coding sequence ATGTGGATCCGTCCGGCGATTCTCGGCGCGCAACCCAGCGGTAGGGGCGggtgcgcctccgcgacggtcggGGACATGTGCCTGTTCATCGGAGGCACCgatcgatcgccgcgggcgttcgACGAGGTCTGGATCCTAAAAATGGCTCCCGAATCCACCGACGGCGTGTCCTCCTCCGACTGGCGATGGATCAGGAAGAGCACCACTGTGCGGGGCGGGGGAACGCTtcccgcgcggacgggtgcgaccgccaccgcggttGGGCGCAAGGTGTACGTCTTCGGGGGACAGGAACCTTCGCGGGGCACGTGCTTCAACGACGTCGTGGTGCTGGACTGCGACTCGTGGGAGTGGTCGAGGCTCGAGATCTCGggcccgagcccgcccccgcggaacTCGCACGTCGCGTGCGTGGTCAACGGCGGCAGGTTGCTGGTGGTGTAcggcggctcgtcgccggaggtTGGCCCCATGTCGGACGTCTACCTGCTGGAcctggaggagggcgcggagcgGTGGATCCGGCCGAAGGTGACCGGCCAGGCACCCGAGCCGAGGGAGATGCACGCGGCGTGCGTGCTGCCAAACacgccgggcgacggggactgGAACGGAGACAGGGagatcatcgtcgtcggcggcagaggcggcgcgtccgtgctGAGCGATGCGGTGGTTCTGGACGCCCAGAGGCTCGAGTGGGTGAGGCGCGGGgatgtcggcgtcgcggtttGCGCGCACACGGCGGTTCCGTGGCGGTTGGGTCgatcgggcgccgcgctcctgtTTGGCGGTttcgggggcgccgcgctcagggGTAACGACACGGTCACCGTGGACGGAACCACGCTCAAGACGATCGTTAAGGGGGTATCCAGCGAGGACgtggcgttcgcgccggAGCCGAGGTTCGCGCATTCGTCGTGTCTCGTGCCGGGGGGCGGGATGCTCGTGTTCGCCGGGGTGACGCCCGAGGCggatctcggcgacgtcgccgtgtgGGTTCCCGACGAGCGGGCTTCCGGGGTGGTGCCGGCTTGCGATTTGGATTGA
- a CDS encoding glycosyltransferase family 7 protein (Beta-1,4-galactosyltransferase, related to b-glycosidases; expressed) — MLPQSINSLIGAAAANFATKGGSATLHHTVVPGDASVVWQREVLGVCVPYRDRRDQLEVFASHLRTFLHGQGVPFRIYVGEQMAGGSFNRGWALNVAYKFAEPEVDYVVFHDVDMLPLPGVDYRYSSMEGMDARHLSTEISQFGYKIPYNRYCSGVFMSRKEFFRDINGFATTFWGWGGEDDEFCARWAKKKFGGWEAAEAAPGGLHNMFGRPEKGRGRFLSMEAGHKSDRKNPHWKKNDQKLQSFLSSPETVNKADGLSTTGEPTQILKGKVETPLYTVYRSSFPPNLRQP; from the coding sequence ATGCTGCCGCAGAGCATCAACTcgctcatcggcgccgccgccgcaaacTTCGCCACCAAGGGGGGAAGCGCCACGCTTCACCACACGGTGGtgcccggtgacgcgtccgTGGTGTGGCAGCGGGAGGTGCTCGGAGTGTGCGTACCGTACCGGGATAGGAGGGATCAGCTCGAGGTTTTCGCGTCGCACCTGCGAACGTTTCTCCACGGGCAAGGCGTCCCTTTCAGGATATACGTAGGCGAACAGATGGCGGGCGGGTCTTTCAACCGCGGCTGGGCCCTGAACGTGGCGTATAAGttcgccgagcccgaggttgACTACGTGGTGTTCCACGACGTGGACATGCTCCCGCTGCCGGGCGTCGACTACAGGTACAGCTCCATGGAGGGGATGGACGCCAGGCACCTGTCCACGGAGATTTCCCAGTTTGGATACAAGATACCCTACAACAGGTACTGCAGCGGGGTGTTCATGTCCAGGAAGGAATTCTTCAGGGACATCAACGGGTTCGCGACCACGTTCTGGGGatggggcggcgaggacgacgagttcTGCGCGCGCTGGGCCAAGAAAAAGTTTGGCGggtgggaggcggcggaggcggcgccgggcggttTGCACAACATGTTTGGACGACCGGAGAAGGGCCGAGGTCGGTTCCTGTCCATGGAGGCTGGGCACAAGAGCGACAGGAAGAACCCGCACTGGAAGAAGAACGATCAGAAGCTGCAGTCGTTCCTCAGCTCCCCGGAGACGGTCAACAAGGCGGACGGGCTCAGCACGACCGGGGAGCCGACGCAGATACTGAAGGGCAAGGTTGAAACGCCGCTTTACACGGTGTATAGAAGTTCGTTCCCGCCAAACCTCAGGCAGCCGTAA
- a CDS encoding predicted protein produces the protein MADQAGQKKPYDYQERYRHVRQKPLSVYSVEVKGDERTRPGLFARVLDPVYRASTLDELRVRCVEANAVLNSYDIFDRVDIEMDAGPREHPDSAKVTVEVSEKKKLNLKGGAYVSQQGEGSMEVSVGLNNALGYAEKLDVEFIKGHERSNSCTLAWNQPRVGNVDVDVVTRAFQQVSCSKRLSSFDETARGISVTAVGGGPATVDYSLVWREIADPTRLASKSIRQQLGHSLKSSVSYTYQVDERDRPVRPGAGYLARVRSELAGVGWDPQMTRFLKHEAEVQAAHTPAEGVTFFASAKLGAMMPLGQNAKDPEKGTCIADRFFLGGVGSLRGFEPHGAGPSDERRPPPTKAAASGENLITRDALGGDVLAQLFASYQLEPEWSKLRDIGVYGHFFVNAGTLMPWITGERKRVSGRELADSFRASVGVGLVFPLPVGNIEVNYCHTLRSRPGDRVKNGLQIGLATALA, from the coding sequence ATGGCCGACCAGGCAGGCCAGAAGAAGCCGTACGACTACCAGGAGCGGTACCGTCACGTCCGCCAAAAGCCTCTTTCGGTGTATTCCGTGGAGGTTAAGGGCGATGAGCGCACCCGCCCCGGCCTGTTCGCCAGGGTGCTCGATCCGGTGTACAGGGCTTCCACCctggacgagctccgcgtgcGATGCGTGGAGGCCAACGCGGTGCTGAACAGCTACGACATCTTCGACCGGGTAGATATCGAGATGGACGCGGGCCCCAGGGAGCATCCCGATAGCGCCAAGGTGACCGTCGAGGTGtccgagaagaagaagctcaaCCTCAAGGGCGGCGCGTACGTATCGCAGCAAGGCGAGGGTTCGATGGAGGTTAGCGTCGGGCTGAACAACGCGCTCGGGTACGCGGAGAAGCTGGACGTCGAGTTCATCAAGGGCCACGAGCGATCAAACTCGTGCACACTGGCGTGGAATCAGCCGCGGGTCGGTaacgtggacgtggacgtcgtcaCGCGTGCGTTCCAGCAGGTGTCGTGCTCCAAGAGGCTCTCCTCGTTTGACGAGACGGCGCGAGGTATCtccgtcaccgcggtgggcggcggacccgccaCCGTGGACTACTCGCTCGTGTGGAGGGAGATCGCGGATCCAACGCGTCTCGCGTCCAAGTCGATCAGGCAACAGCTCGGTCACTCGCTCAAGTCGTCGGTCTCGTACACCTACCAGGTTGACGAGCGCGACAGGCCGGTTCGACCGGGGGCGGGGTACCTGGCGAGGGTCCGGAGCGAGCTCGCCGGAGTGGGCTGGGACCCGCAGATGACCAGGTTTCTCAAGCACGAGGCGGAGGTCCAGGCGGCGCACacgcccgcggagggcgtcaCCTTCTTCGCGAGCGCAAAGTTGGGAGCCATGATGCCGCTGGGTCAGAACGCCAAGGACCCGGAGAAGGGAACGTGCATCGCCGACAGGttcttcctcggcggcgtcgggtctcTCAGGGGTTTCGAACCTCACGGCGCGGGGCCCAGCGACGAGCgaaggccgccgcccaccaaggctgcggcgagcGGAGAGAACCTCatcacccgcgacgcgctcggcggagACGTGCTGGCGCAGCTGTTTGCTTCCTACCAGCTGGAACCCGAGTGGAGCAAGTTGCGGGACATCGGCGTCTACGGACACTTCTTCGTCAACGCGGGGACGCTGATGCCGTGGATCACGGGCGAGCGCAAGAGGGTGAGCGGGAGGGAGCTCGCAGACTCGTTCAGGGCATCCGTCGGTGTGGGCCTGGTGTTCCCGCTGCCCGTGGGGAACATAGAGGTCAACTACTGTCACACTCTGCGCAGCCGACCGGGCGATCGGGTCAAGAACGGCCTCCAGATAGGTCTAGCCACCGCCTTGGCGTGA